One genomic region from Rhodospirillales bacterium encodes:
- a CDS encoding formate/nitrite transporter family protein, which translates to MTDPAPLPPSFFDAYTPDQIALRVEKVGIAKAGLSTLPLFALAVLAGAFIAFGAMFFTVAVTGSQLGFGPTRVLGGVAFSLGLILVVIGGAELFTGNVLMVMGWAAGKVATPALLRNWGIAYVGNFAGAAAMAGLAHVGGLFALDGGAVGATARAVAEAKAALPFWTAFGKGILCNTLVCLAVWLCFAAHSVIDKVFAILFPIAAFVALGFEHSIANMYFIPAGALAGGLQSGVSAALVANLVPVTLGNIVGGGVFVAATYYVIYLRGRAGG; encoded by the coding sequence ATGACCGACCCCGCGCCGCTCCCGCCCTCGTTTTTCGACGCCTATACTCCAGATCAAATCGCGCTCCGCGTGGAAAAAGTCGGCATCGCCAAGGCCGGCCTGTCGACGCTGCCCCTGTTCGCGCTCGCGGTGCTGGCGGGGGCGTTCATCGCCTTCGGCGCCATGTTCTTCACCGTCGCGGTCACCGGAAGCCAATTGGGCTTTGGCCCGACCCGTGTATTGGGCGGGGTCGCGTTCTCGCTCGGCCTTATTCTGGTCGTGATCGGCGGCGCGGAACTGTTCACCGGCAACGTGTTGATGGTGATGGGTTGGGCCGCCGGCAAGGTCGCGACGCCGGCGTTGCTGCGCAACTGGGGCATCGCCTACGTCGGCAACTTCGCCGGCGCGGCGGCGATGGCCGGGCTTGCCCATGTCGGCGGGTTGTTCGCCCTTGACGGCGGCGCGGTCGGCGCGACCGCCCGCGCGGTGGCCGAAGCCAAGGCGGCGCTGCCGTTCTGGACGGCGTTCGGCAAGGGCATCCTGTGCAATACGCTGGTCTGCCTTGCGGTGTGGCTCTGCTTCGCCGCCCATTCGGTGATCGACAAGGTCTTCGCTATCCTCTTTCCGATCGCGGCCTTCGTCGCGCTCGGCTTCGAACACTCGATCGCCAACATGTATTTCATTCCGGCGGGCGCGCTGGCGGGCGGGCTCCAATCCGGCGTATCGGCGGCGCTGGTCGCCAATCTGGTGCCGGTGACGCTCGGCAACATCGTCGGCGGCGGGGTCTTCGTCGCCGCGACCTATTACGTTATATACTTGCGCGGGCGCGCGGGCGGTTGA
- a CDS encoding diguanylate cyclase — protein sequence MGNTPRSTPSSDAPSPNADADASRVLEGYPGAALRVDADGQVRAANAKGLGLKALLERDAIPDARLLIDRAAREGAIAAGTIKLQGAEGEVVIEVAVVPDVNTGSAGGGAIVLARDLTMERNLRTALVESRQRYKDLVEVSSDFTWETDEAGRFAFVTPKGALGYSAEELVGRAAAELVFNPEDFSPLPFVTQREVDNIEIWMVRKDGSHACVLLAARPVSDAAGVWHGARGVCRDLTEERERESALARARQREQLLGYIVGNIRDEVDPSNMLTAAASATGRALGAAGSRIYRRGSDQRIKVGAYYGGEAPEGLDDFVATHTGDKGVETIALGDASVLIAPTKYRNEVNGAVTMWRVKDREPWDDDHRLLIHDVANQLGIANEQLANHERIVMLSLTDGMTGLLNRRAFFEEELPRRFARLRRNKQWAAMFYVDMDNFKRVNDVHGHQRGDEAIMALRDLMREYSRPGDEIARLGGDEFAMWLDNISPEVATKRAETLIKASERLRKYSGHPDHPLGISVGIALYDPATDEPLENLLARADEAMYTIKRAGKGGYRIAPPPAVKTE from the coding sequence GTGGGCAATACGCCTCGATCAACGCCTTCCTCGGACGCCCCCTCCCCGAACGCCGACGCGGACGCAAGCCGCGTCCTCGAGGGATATCCCGGCGCGGCGCTGCGGGTGGATGCGGACGGCCAGGTGCGCGCGGCCAACGCCAAGGGCCTCGGCTTGAAGGCGCTGCTCGAGCGCGATGCCATCCCCGATGCGCGCCTGCTGATCGATCGGGCGGCGCGCGAGGGCGCCATCGCCGCCGGCACGATCAAGCTGCAGGGCGCCGAGGGCGAGGTGGTGATCGAGGTCGCGGTGGTGCCGGACGTGAATACAGGGAGCGCGGGCGGCGGCGCGATCGTGCTCGCGCGCGACCTGACCATGGAGCGCAACCTGCGCACCGCCCTGGTCGAATCGCGCCAGCGTTACAAGGACCTGGTCGAGGTATCGAGCGATTTCACCTGGGAAACCGACGAGGCGGGCCGTTTCGCCTTCGTCACGCCCAAGGGCGCGCTCGGCTATTCGGCCGAGGAATTGGTCGGCCGCGCGGCGGCCGAATTGGTCTTCAATCCGGAGGATTTTTCGCCGCTGCCGTTCGTCACCCAGCGCGAAGTCGACAACATCGAAATCTGGATGGTCCGCAAGGACGGTTCGCACGCCTGCGTGCTGTTGGCGGCGCGGCCCGTTTCCGACGCGGCCGGGGTCTGGCACGGCGCGCGCGGCGTGTGCCGCGACCTGACCGAGGAGCGCGAGCGCGAATCGGCGCTGGCGCGGGCGCGCCAGCGCGAGCAACTGCTCGGCTACATCGTCGGCAATATCCGCGACGAGGTCGATCCGTCCAACATGCTGACCGCGGCGGCGTCCGCCACGGGGCGCGCGCTCGGCGCCGCGGGTTCGCGCATCTACCGGCGCGGCTCGGACCAACGCATCAAGGTCGGCGCCTATTACGGCGGCGAAGCGCCGGAGGGGCTCGACGATTTCGTCGCCACCCATACCGGCGACAAGGGGGTCGAGACCATCGCCCTCGGCGACGCTTCGGTCCTGATCGCGCCGACCAAATACCGCAACGAGGTCAACGGCGCGGTCACCATGTGGCGCGTCAAGGACCGCGAGCCCTGGGACGACGATCATCGCCTGCTGATCCACGACGTCGCCAACCAGCTCGGCATCGCCAACGAGCAGCTCGCCAACCACGAGCGGATCGTGATGTTGTCCTTGACCGACGGCATGACCGGTCTGCTCAACCGCCGCGCGTTTTTCGAAGAAGAGCTCCCGCGCCGCTTCGCCCGTCTGCGGCGCAACAAGCAATGGGCCGCCATGTTTTACGTCGACATGGACAACTTCAAGAGAGTCAACGACGTGCACGGCCACCAGCGCGGCGACGAGGCGATCATGGCGTTGCGCGATTTGATGCGCGAGTATTCGCGCCCCGGCGACGAGATCGCGCGGCTCGGCGGCGACGAATTCGCCATGTGGCTCGACAACATTTCGCCCGAGGTCGCCACCAAGCGCGCCGAAACGTTGATCAAGGCGAGCGAACGGTTACGCAAGTATTCGGGCCATCCCGATCATCCGCTCGGCATCTCGGTCGGCATCGCGCTCTACGATCCGGCCACCGACGAGCCCCTCGAAAACCTGCTCGCCCGCGCCGACGAGGCGATGTACACGATCAAACGCGCCGGCAAGGGCGGCTACCGCATCGCCCCGCCGCCCGCCGTCAAGACCGAATGA
- a CDS encoding pyrimidine 5'-nucleotidase, translating to MAPPAKPTPASSPPDLSRIEAWVFDLDNTLYPASCRLFAQVEVRIRDYVARYLGLDADAAFRLQKTYFRDHGTTMRGMMSRHGMDPEPFLAYVHDIDLSAIRPDPALDRALGRLEGRKIIFTNGSTAHAERVMERIGVARHFEAVFDIADADYVPKPEPRVYDALVRRHGLAARATAMVEDIARNLVPAAEIGMTTIWVRGGAGRPADGLDPPDADVLAAVDHVVDDLVPWLVRLTDARSRRQAGDSKIPRARQKKRSERG from the coding sequence ATGGCCCCCCCGGCGAAACCGACCCCCGCGTCCTCCCCGCCCGATCTCTCCCGAATCGAGGCGTGGGTGTTCGATCTCGACAACACGCTCTATCCGGCGAGCTGCCGGCTGTTCGCCCAGGTCGAGGTCCGCATCCGCGATTACGTGGCGCGCTATCTCGGCCTCGACGCCGACGCCGCCTTCCGGCTGCAAAAGACTTATTTCCGCGACCACGGCACCACCATGCGCGGCATGATGAGCCGTCACGGCATGGATCCGGAGCCGTTCCTCGCCTACGTCCACGACATCGATCTGTCGGCGATCCGGCCCGACCCGGCGCTCGACCGGGCCCTCGGCCGCCTCGAGGGCCGCAAGATCATTTTCACCAACGGCTCGACCGCGCACGCCGAGCGGGTGATGGAGCGGATCGGCGTCGCGCGCCATTTCGAGGCGGTGTTCGACATCGCCGACGCCGATTACGTGCCGAAGCCCGAGCCGCGCGTGTACGACGCCCTGGTGCGCCGCCACGGGCTCGCCGCGCGCGCGACCGCGATGGTCGAGGATATCGCCCGCAACCTGGTGCCGGCGGCCGAGATCGGCATGACCACGATTTGGGTTCGCGGCGGCGCCGGCCGTCCCGCCGACGGCCTCGATCCGCCGGACGCCGATGTTCTTGCCGCGGTCGATCACGTGGTCGACGATCTCGTCCCGTGGCTCGTCCGCTTGACCGACGCGCGGTCCCGCCGACAGGCGGGCGATTCGAAGATTCCCCGCGCGCGCCAAAAGAAGCGTTCCGAACGAGGTTGA